In the Malania oleifera isolate guangnan ecotype guangnan chromosome 1, ASM2987363v1, whole genome shotgun sequence genome, one interval contains:
- the LOC131156868 gene encoding protein S40-7-like isoform X4, with translation MEPGGVFRHRRTPSSDRFLDVRSLSQPKTAAGVGGGDELDEDDIFWTGDFTVSNLRSDSTSAAGTDQERRRRYRGIPQAEKSGILAALPDDDRDGILRGRPILCRKASISSSSSSFSSSSLSSSSSSSRMIPSMPKASPRTHERVSTELSQSMPSQKFHQSAPMKVPVLSKVMEASKIRSSVLVEVDGEDEEDEMLPPHEIVARGSNRSPKTTCSVLEGVGRTLKGRDLRQVRNAVWRQTGSGNGGADREGT, from the exons ATGGAGCCAGGCGGAGTATTCCGTCACCGGAGAACTCCGTCGTCCGATCGATTCCTCGACGTCCGCTCTCTATCTCAACCGAAAACCGCAGCCGGTGTCGGCGGTGGCGACGAGCTCGACGAGGACGACATCTTCTGGACTGGCGATTTCACCGTTTCGAATCTCCGCTCCGACTCTACCTCCGCCGCTGGCACTGATCAGGAGCGCCGCCGACGTTATCGCGGGATCCCGCAGGCGGAGAAATCTGGCATCCTGGCCGCATTGCCGGACGATGACCGGGATGGGATTCTGAGAGGTCGCCCGATCTTGTGTCGCAAAGCTTCAATTTCATCATCGTCGTCATCGTTCTCATCGTCGTCGCTCtcgtcatcgtcatcatcatcaagGATGATTCCTTCCATGCCAAAAGCCTCTCCAAGGACGCACGAGAGAGTGAGCACTGAGTTGTCTCAGTCGATGCCTTCTCAGAAGTTCCATCAGTCGGCTCCGATGAAGGTGCCAGTGCTGTCAAAGGTCATGGAAGCGAGCAAAATAAGGAGCAGCGTGCTTGTAGAAGTGGATGGTGAGGATGAAGAGGACGAGATGCTGCCGCCGCACGAGATTGTCGCCAGGGGATCGAATCGATCGCCGAAGACAACATGTTCAGTTCTTGAGGGCGTCGGGAGGACGTTAAAGGGGAGGGATCTGCGTCAGGTTCGGAATGCTGTGTGGCGACAAACAG gatCAGGTAATGGGGGAGCCGATcgcgaagggacctaa
- the LOC131156868 gene encoding protein S40-7-like isoform X5 has product MEPGGVFRHRRTPSSDRFLDVRSLSQPKTAAGVGGGDELDEDDIFWTGDFTVSNLRSDSTSAAGTDQERRRRYRGIPQAEKSGILAALPDDDRDGILRGRPILCRKASISSSSSSFSSSSLSSSSSSSRMIPSMPKASPRTHERVSTELSQSMPSQKFHQSAPMKVPVLSKVMEASKIRSSVLVEVDGEDEEDEMLPPHEIVARGSNRSPKTTCSVLEGVGRTLKGRDLRQVRNAVWRQTGGESL; this is encoded by the exons ATGGAGCCAGGCGGAGTATTCCGTCACCGGAGAACTCCGTCGTCCGATCGATTCCTCGACGTCCGCTCTCTATCTCAACCGAAAACCGCAGCCGGTGTCGGCGGTGGCGACGAGCTCGACGAGGACGACATCTTCTGGACTGGCGATTTCACCGTTTCGAATCTCCGCTCCGACTCTACCTCCGCCGCTGGCACTGATCAGGAGCGCCGCCGACGTTATCGCGGGATCCCGCAGGCGGAGAAATCTGGCATCCTGGCCGCATTGCCGGACGATGACCGGGATGGGATTCTGAGAGGTCGCCCGATCTTGTGTCGCAAAGCTTCAATTTCATCATCGTCGTCATCGTTCTCATCGTCGTCGCTCtcgtcatcgtcatcatcatcaagGATGATTCCTTCCATGCCAAAAGCCTCTCCAAGGACGCACGAGAGAGTGAGCACTGAGTTGTCTCAGTCGATGCCTTCTCAGAAGTTCCATCAGTCGGCTCCGATGAAGGTGCCAGTGCTGTCAAAGGTCATGGAAGCGAGCAAAATAAGGAGCAGCGTGCTTGTAGAAGTGGATGGTGAGGATGAAGAGGACGAGATGCTGCCGCCGCACGAGATTGTCGCCAGGGGATCGAATCGATCGCCGAAGACAACATGTTCAGTTCTTGAGGGCGTCGGGAGGACGTTAAAGGGGAGGGATCTGCGTCAGGTTCGGAATGCTGTGTGGCGACAAACAG gaggagaatctctttgA
- the LOC131156868 gene encoding protein S40-7-like isoform X3, translating into MEPGGVFRHRRTPSSDRFLDVRSLSQPKTAAGVGGGDELDEDDIFWTGDFTVSNLRSDSTSAAGTDQERRRRYRGIPQAEKSGILAALPDDDRDGILRGRPILCRKASISSSSSSFSSSSLSSSSSSSRMIPSMPKASPRTHERVSTELSQSMPSQKFHQSAPMKVPVLSKVMEASKIRSSVLVEVDGEDEEDEMLPPHEIVARGSNRSPKTTCSVLEGVGRTLKGRDLRQVRNAVWRQTVHYKDLGKKCLS; encoded by the coding sequence ATGGAGCCAGGCGGAGTATTCCGTCACCGGAGAACTCCGTCGTCCGATCGATTCCTCGACGTCCGCTCTCTATCTCAACCGAAAACCGCAGCCGGTGTCGGCGGTGGCGACGAGCTCGACGAGGACGACATCTTCTGGACTGGCGATTTCACCGTTTCGAATCTCCGCTCCGACTCTACCTCCGCCGCTGGCACTGATCAGGAGCGCCGCCGACGTTATCGCGGGATCCCGCAGGCGGAGAAATCTGGCATCCTGGCCGCATTGCCGGACGATGACCGGGATGGGATTCTGAGAGGTCGCCCGATCTTGTGTCGCAAAGCTTCAATTTCATCATCGTCGTCATCGTTCTCATCGTCGTCGCTCtcgtcatcgtcatcatcatcaagGATGATTCCTTCCATGCCAAAAGCCTCTCCAAGGACGCACGAGAGAGTGAGCACTGAGTTGTCTCAGTCGATGCCTTCTCAGAAGTTCCATCAGTCGGCTCCGATGAAGGTGCCAGTGCTGTCAAAGGTCATGGAAGCGAGCAAAATAAGGAGCAGCGTGCTTGTAGAAGTGGATGGTGAGGATGAAGAGGACGAGATGCTGCCGCCGCACGAGATTGTCGCCAGGGGATCGAATCGATCGCCGAAGACAACATGTTCAGTTCTTGAGGGCGTCGGGAGGACGTTAAAGGGGAGGGATCTGCGTCAGGTTCGGAATGCTGTGTGGCGACAAACAG